In the Gemmatimonadaceae bacterium genome, CGGTGCGGGATCATCACCAACGTCACCCCGTTCGAGCCGGAATGGGAAGGTTTCGTGACTTTGGAGATTTCCAACACCACGCCGCTGCCGGCCAAGATCTACGCCAATGAGGGGATCGCCCAGGTGCTGTTCCTGCAGGGCAACGCCCCGCCGGATGTGAGCTACCGGGACAAGCGCGGGAAGTACCAGGCCCAGGTCGGCATCACGTTGCCGAAGCTCTAGGACGCAGGGCCGGAACGCTGCGGGGCCCGGCACCAGTTCCTCGGTGCCGGGCCCCGCGCGTGTCCTGTCCTGTCGAACTCAGCCGTTGCCGCTCGACCCCGACATCTCCGGCTTCCTGGTGGCCATCGCCACGATGTAGTCCCGGTTCATCTGCGCGATCACGTCGATCGAGATCTGCTTCGGGCACGCCTCCTGGCACTCCCCGTAGAGGGTGCAGTGCCCGAAGTGCTCCGAATCCATCTGCGCCACCATGGCCTCGACGCGCTTGTAGCGCTCGGGCTGCCCCTGCGGCAGGCGCCCGAGGTGGGCGACCTTGGCCGCCGTGAACAGCGAGGCCGAGCCGTTCGGGCAGGCGGCCACGCAGGCGCCGCACCCGATGCAGGCCGCGGCATCCATGGCGGCATCGGAGTCGGTCTTCGCCACCAGGATCTCGTTGGCATCACGCGCGCCGCCGGTCGGGGCGCTGATGTACCCGCCGGCCTGGATGATCCGGTCGAACGCCGCCCGGTCGGTGATCAGGTCCTTGAGCACCGGGAACGCCGCCGAGCGCCACGGCTCGATGGTGATCTCCTGGCCATCGGTGAACGTGCGCATGTGCACCTGGCAGGTCGCCGCCCCCTTCACCGGGCCGTGTGCGACGCCGTCGATCATCATGCTGCAGCTCCCGCAGATCCCCTCGCGGCAGTCGTGCGCGAACGCGATCGGCTCCTTCCCGGATTCCTCGAGGTGGTCGTTCACGATGTCGATCATCTCGAGGAACGACGCATCCGACGGGATGTCGGTGGCCTGGTAGGTCTCGAGCCGTCCGGCGCTCGTCGGGCTGGCCTGTCGCCACACCTTCAACGTGAACTTCATCACTTGTAGCTCCGCTGGCTGAGCTGCACGTTCTCGAACGTGAGGGGTTCCACGAGCCGCGTCGGCGCGGCGGACTCGCCGT is a window encoding:
- a CDS encoding succinate dehydrogenase/fumarate reductase iron-sulfur subunit — encoded protein: MKFTLKVWRQASPTSAGRLETYQATDIPSDASFLEMIDIVNDHLEESGKEPIAFAHDCREGICGSCSMMIDGVAHGPVKGAATCQVHMRTFTDGQEITIEPWRSAAFPVLKDLITDRAAFDRIIQAGGYISAPTGGARDANEILVAKTDSDAAMDAAACIGCGACVAACPNGSASLFTAAKVAHLGRLPQGQPERYKRVEAMVAQMDSEHFGHCTLYGECQEACPKQISIDVIAQMNRDYIVAMATRKPEMSGSSGNG